In the Vogesella sp. XCS3 genome, GGGCCACAGCGCCGGGTCGGCCACTTCTTTTACCATCTTGCCCATATCGCCACGGTGGCCCAGCACGATGGTCGCCAGTGTGCTTTGTTCACGGCGTGAAAAGCCGGGCATGTCGGCATTGGTCAGCACGTACGCCGAATGCTTGTGATAAGCAGCGTGGGCGATGGTCAGGCCGATTTCGTGCACCTTGGCGGCCCATACCACACGCTTGAGCATATCCGGGTCCAGCGCATCCCCCGACACCAGGCGGAACAGGCGCTCGGCCAGGCCGGACACCCGCTCGGCCTGCGGCACGTCTACGTGGTAGCGGCGCTTGAACTGGGTAATGGTGGAGTCGCGCATGTCTTTTTCGCGCTGACGCCCCATCAGGTCGTACAGCACGCCGTCGCGCAAGGCACCGTCGGTCACGATCATCTGCTCGATGGCCAGCGACTCGAAAATGGCAATCATGATGGCCAGGCCGCCGGGTAGCACCGGCGCACGGTCGTCTTTCAGGCCATTGATGCGGATGTCTTTGGTGTGGCCGCAGGCGATCAGGTCGTCACGCAGGCGCTTCATGCCGCGCAGCGTGATCTCGCCGTTGCTCCAGCCGTTGGCTTCCATCATGTCGCGCAGTGCCCGCGCAGTGCCGGAGGTGCCCACCGCCAGCTGCCATTCGCTGGCCGGATACTCGTGCACGATGCGCTGGATTTCGTTGCGCGCGGCCAGCTCTGCCTCGCGGAAGGCGGCCTTGCTGATCTTGCCATCCACAAAAAAGCGCTTGCTGAATACCACGCAGCCCAGCGGCAGGCTTTCGGTCACGTGCGCTTTGTAGCCGCTGCCGATGATGAACTCGGTAGAACCGCCGCCGATATCCACCACCAGACGGCGCTCTTTGGTGGCTGGCAGGCTGTGCGCAGCGCCCAGGTAGATCAGGCGCGCTTCTTCGCGGCCGGCGATAATTTCGATGGGGAAGCCCAGCAGGCGCTCGGCTTCCACGATAAATTCGGCGGCGTTTTTCGCCACGCGCAGGGTGTTGGTACCCACCACGCGTACCTGTTTGGGGTCGAGGCCACGCAGGCGCTCGCCAAAACGGCCCATGCAGGCCAGGGCGCGCTGCAGGGTTTCGCTATCCAGGGTTTTGTCGTCTTGCAGGCCACCGCCCAGGCGCACGGTGTCTTTGAGGGAATCCAGGGTATACAGCTGGTCGTCTACCACGCGGGAAATCTGCAGCCGGAAGCTGTTCGACCCCATATCTACGGTAGCCAGCACGTCAAACGGGGGCTTAACGGAGCTCAAATGTCACCCCTTCTCTCTTGTCAGTAGGTCAATAAAAAACGGCGGTAACCGATGTTACCGCCGCTTGGCCCTGCTTGCCATGCTTATTGCGTGGCAGCATCACCCAGAGACTCACGCTTTTTGTCTTCCAGCGAGGTATGGCGAATGTCTTTGCCCTTCACCAGGTACACCACATATTCGGAGATATTCTTGGCGTGGTCACCGATACGCTCGATGGCCTTGCAGATGAACATGGTGTCGATGGACATGCTGATGGTGCGCGGGTCTTCCATCATGAAGGTAACCTGGGCACGCAGCTCGGAGGCGTAGTCCTGGTCCAGCAGCAAGTCTTGCTCGGCCAGCTCGATAGCGGCGGTGGCATCCAGGCGGGCAAAGGCGTCAAGCGCACGGTGCAGCATACCCAGGGCGACCTCGGCCATCTTGGCGGCTTCGCGGAAACGCGGCGCCGGGTAGCGGCCGGTCTGGTACATGGTGCGGCCAACGCGGGCAATCTTTTGCGCCTCGTCGCCAATACGCTCCAGATCGGTAATGGTCTTGATCACGGTGATCACCATGCGCAGGTCACTGGCGGCCGGCTGGCGGCGCGCAATGATGTGCTGGCAGTCTTCGTCGATCTGCACTTCCAGCGCGTTGACCTTGGTATCGTCGGCCACCACTTTGTCCAGACGGTCGACATCGCCGCTTTGCAAGGCATCCATGGCGGCGCGGATTTGCTGCTCTACCAGCCCGCCCATCTGCAGCACGCGGGTGCGGATGGTTTCGAGCTCCAGGTCAAACTGTTTGGAAATATGTTCAGGCATGGCAACCTCGTCGGGAATTGACTCAACGCGTCATGATATGGCGGCCAGATGACAGTTATGTTTCATCTGCACAAAAAGGCCGGCGCGGCGCCGGTTTGCAGCAGCAAACCCACACCGTGCCGGCCCGCCGCGTTTAGCGCAGCTCTTTTACCCCGTCTGGCGTACCCAGCAGCAGCACGTCGGCACGACGCTGGGCAAACAGGCCGTTGGTGACCACGCCCACGATCTGGTTGATCTGGTTTTCCAGTTTTACCGGCTCGGCAATCTGCAGGCCATGTACGTCCAGAATGATATTGCCGTTATCGGTAGTGACGCCCATGCGCCACTCCGGGTGGCCGCCCAGCTTCACCAGCTCGCGCGCCACGTGGCTGCGCGCCATCGGGATGACCTCTACCGGCAGCGGGAACTTGCCCATGATCTCCACGTACTTGCTCTGGTCGGCAATACAGATGAACTGCTGTGCCACGGCGGCCACGATTTTTTCGCGCGTCAGTGCCGCGCCACCGCCCTTGATCATGTGCAGATGGTGGTTAACCTCGTCGGCGCCATCTACGTACACCGGCACTTCGTCCGGGCCCACGGTGTTCAGGTCGAATACCGGAATACCGATGGCTTTCAGGCGCTGGGTGGATGCCTCGGAACTGGACACCGCCCCCTTGATGCGGCCTTTGATCTTGGCCAGCTCGTCGATGAAGAAGTTCACGGTGCTACCGGTGCCTACGCCGACGATGCAGTCTTCCGGTACGAGCTTGACGGCAGCCTGGGCTACCAGTTGTTTCAGTTGGTTCTGGTCCATGGTGTAGCACTCCAAAAGGGAAAGAAAATCAGTTGGCGGGCACCAGCAGGCAGACGGCCTGCGTTTCTATTGCCTCGGCGCGGCCCAGGTAGCCAAGCTTTTCGTTGGTCTTGCCTTTTACGTTGACGCAAGCCACGTCGATGTCCAGTAGCTGCGCAATGCGCGCGCGGATGGCATCGATATGCGGCGCCAGCTTGGGGGCCTGGGCAATGATGGTGCTGTCCACGTTCACCAGCTGCCAGCCGGCGGCGCGCACGCGGCGCATGGCTTCTTGCAGCAGGACGCCGCTGTCGGCGCCTTTGAACGTGGGGTCGGTGTCAGGAAAATGGCGGCCAATGTCGCCCAGCGCAGCGGCACCCAGTACCGCGTCGGTAATGGCGTGCAGCAGCGCGTCGGCGTCCGAGTGGCCCAGCAGGCCTTTATCGTGCGGGATCGTTACCCCGCCCAGTATCAGCGGGCGGCCTTCTACCAGGCGGTGTACATCGTAACCCTGGCCTATGCGAAACGGTGTCATGTCTTGTCCTTGCGATAGTTGGCCGCAGCCGGCATCAGGCCCGGCGCGCCGCCAGAATGGCCGCCGCCAGCGCCAGGTCATCCGGCCAGGTCACCTTGAAATTCTGCGCCTCGCCCACCACCAGCCGTGGCGCGTGGCCCAGCAGCTCGATGGCGGAGGCTTCGTCGGTAATGGCAGGGTTGGCCGCATCCTGCAGCGCTTCGGCCAGCAAACCGGCGCGGAACATTTGCGGGGTCTGTGCCAACCACAGATTGTCGCGCGGCACGGTGGCGGCAATGCGGCCAACCTTGCCCTGCTTGACGGTATCGGCCACTGGCTGCGCCAGAATGCCGCCGATGGCGTCGTCGCCCACTTCGTCCAGCAGGCGCTGCAGCGCGGCGGGGCTCAGGCAGCAGCGCGCGGCGTCGTGCACCAGCACCCAGTCGTCTTCGTCTGCCGCCAGCGCCGCCAGGCCATTGGCCACGCTCTGGGCACGGCTGGCACCCCCTGCGCGCAGCACTTCCAGCTTGGCTTGCGGCCAACTGTAGCTGTCAAACCATTCGTCACCAGGGGAAATCACCACCACCACGCGGTCTATGGCGGCACAGTCGCACAGTACGTTAACGGTATGTGCCAGCAGTGGCTGGCCGTGTAGCAGCTGGTACTGCTTGGGGGTGGCGGTACCAAAACGGCTACCGTGGCCGGCGGCAGGTATCAGGGCAATGCGCTGGCTCATGCAGCAGGCTCCGCCGGAGGCGGGTTTTCGATGCTGCGCCACAGGCAGCTGCCTTTCACGCTTTTATCCAGCAGGTCCAGGTAGGCCTGGTGTTCGGCCAGCTCCTCGGCGCTAGGCTGCAGCACGGCCAGCGGTTTGCGCTCGAAGGCCATGCGCATGCCGCCGGCGCTGTTGTCGTTTTCGGCCAGGCCGGCGTCCATCAGCAGGCTGTCCTGGCCACGCGTCATCCACAGGTAGACTTCGGACAACAGCTCGCAGTCGATCAGCGCGCCGTGGTAGGTACGGTTGCTGCGGTCGATCTCGAAGCGGTCGCACAGTGCGTCCAGGCTGTTGCGCTTGCCGGGAAAGTTATCGCGCGCCATGGCCAGGGTGTCGATCACCCCACCGGCGACCTTGGCAACCGGCGGCATGCCCAGGCGCTTGAACTCGGCGTTCATGAAGCCCACGTCAAACGGGGCGTTATGAATGATGAGCTCGGCACCGTCGATAAAATCGACCAGCTGCTGTGCCACCTCGGCAAAACGCGGCTTGCCTTCCAGGCTGGCCAGCGAAATGCCGTGCACGCGCTCGGCGTCGGGGTCGATGTCGCGTTCCGGGTGAATGTACAGGTGCAGGCTACGGCCGGTCAGCTTGCGGCCTTCCATCTCCAGGCCGGCAAATTCGATAATGCGGTGGCCCTGGTTCGGGTCCAGGCCGGTGGTTTCGGTATCAAGAATGATCTGACGCATGATGAGCTTTCGGCAGGCAGCCTGGCGAGCTGCCGGTAATACAGGCTAGCGCAGGCTTTCCACGCCGGCATTGGCCAGCTGATCTGCGCGTTCGTTGAATTCGTGGCCGGCGTGGCCTTTTACCCAGCGCCATTCTACGTGCGGGTGGCCGTTACGCAGGGCGTCCAGCTGCTGCCACAGGTCGGCATTTTTTACCGGCTCCTTGCTGGCGGTTTTCCAGCCACGGGTTTTCCAGCCGTGAATCCACTCGGAAATGCCTTTTTGCACGTATTGCGAGTCGGTATACACCACGATGCGGCACGGGCGCTTCAGCAGCTGCAGGCCTTGTATCACCGCCATCAGTTCCATGCGGTTATTGGTGGTGCCGTGCTCGCCGCCAAACAGCTCTTTTTCCTGCCCTTTGTAACGCAGCAGCACACCCCAGCCACCCGGGCCTGGGTTGCCCTTGCAGGCACCATCGGGGTAAATCTCGACGATAGCGTCGTCACTCATGGCTTGTCTCGTTCGCTTGGGTTCGGTTAATGGGTTGGCGCTCGTTGCCGCTAGCCACGGCCAGCGACCTGACCGGCTTGGCTCGCTGCCAGCGTGGCATGATCAGGCGCATGCCGCGCTGGCGTTTTACCGCCACCACACCATAGACACCCGCCAGTTGCGGCCAACAGTATTCGCCAGCCTGCTCCATGAAACGGCAACGGGCCAGCCAGTCTGCGCGCGCGAAAGGCGGCGAGTATGCCATGAACCGGGTAGCGGTGGTTTCCAGTTGTAGCAAAGTCATCCAGTCTTTCAGACGGCTGGTGCCCACAAAATTGCCGCACCAGGGCACCCTGTTGCGGCGGTATATCAGACGGCTAGCACCCCATAATGAAAACGGGTTGAAGCCGGTAAGCACCAGCCGGCCTTCCGGCAGCAGCACACGCTCGGCCTCGCGCAACACCTGGTGCGGCTCGCTGGTAAAATCCAGCGCGTGCGGCATCAGCAGCAGGTCCAGGCTTTTGCTGTCAAACGGCAGATAGGCCGGGTCGCACACGACATCTGCCTGGCCATCCATACCGGCGTAGCCATGCCAGGGTATGCGGTTGCAGGCCAGAAAGTCATAATCCACCAGGCCCAGCTGCACGGCACGAAAACCGAATATGTCTGCCACCGCATGGTCAAAAAAGGCTTGCTCGCGGCAGAGCAGATCGTGCCCCAGCTCGCTGCTGGATAGCCAGTCCGCAAATTCTTCCATCGTTTCGGGATACATCATGGCCGACATGTTTCGCCTCGCCGCTATAAGCGCGTTTGCTGACAATTATATCTGGGTTTTGCACGACAGCCGCCGTGCCATTGCAGTCGACCCGGGCGATGCCGCGCCGTTGCAAGCCTGGCTATCCCAGCAGCAGTTACAGCTGGAGGCGGTATGGGTTACCCACCACCATGCCGACCACATCGGCGGGCTACCCGCCCTGCTAGCTGCCTGGCCGCAGCTGGCGGTATACGGGCCGGCGGATATCACCGTCGTCAATCAGCCTTGCCGCCACGGTAGCACAGTTCCTGCCTTTGGCCGCGAGGCCCGGGTACTGGCCATACCTGGCCACACGGCCAACCATCTGGCCTTCTATCTGGCACCCCATCTGTTTTGTGGTGATACCTTGTTTGGTGCCGGTTGCGGGCGGGTATTTGATGGCACCATGACAGACCTGTTCCACTCGCTACGCAGCCTGGCCAGCCTGCCGCCAGACACCCTGTGCTACCCGGCACACGAATATACGCTGTCCAATCTGGCATTTGCGGCAGCGGTAGAACCAAGCAATACCGCAATCATCAGCCGCCAGCAACGCGACCAGGCCCGCCGTGACGCCAAGCAGCCTACCTTGCCTACCCTGCTGGCAGACGAGCTGGTGACCAACCCCTTCCTACGCACCGCAGAGGCCGCCATACAACACGCAGCCAAACAACATGCCGGGCAAGAAATCAGCGCTGAAGAAGGCATTTTTGCCACACTCCGCTTATGGAAAAATAACTTTTAGACAAAAATATCAAGCAACTGTAAAAAATGACTAGCCAAGCTACTGAAACCTCTCTAAAAATCAGCAAAAATCAGGGCCTTGAGCATTTTTTATGACTTATTACTTGCTCAAGCCGTGTTAGCATCGCCCGCATAGAGAAAACAGGCCCCGCCCATGAAAAAGCTTACTCCGCTCGCATTGTCGGTCACCCTTGCGCTGTCCTTGCCCATACTGGCTCATGCCAATAATGCAATACCCGCTGTCGCCTACCCCGCCGGCAGCGTGGACGACGGACTGTCTGCCGGCCTGGACATGATGCTGCTGAATACCAGCCCGCTGCGTAATGGTGACAGTGTGTGGACCCGTGCGCGTGAAGGCTTCCAGATGGCAGAGGTAAACCCGGAGCTGGTTCGCCGCCACGAGCGCAACTTTGCCGGCAAGTCTGCCTACTTCAAACGCACCATGGATCGGGGCCGCAAATACCTGTTTCACATCATGAACGAGGTAGAGCGCCGTGGCATGCCTACCGAAATCGCTTTCCTGCCTGTGGTTGAAAGCGCTTTCGTCCCCGGCGCCCAATCGCATGTCGGCGCCTCGGGCTTGTGGCAGTTCATGCCGGCCACAGGCCGACAGTACGGCCTGGAGCAAACCTGGTGGTACGACGGCCGCCGCGACGTGATGGAGTCTACCCGCGCCGCACTGGACTACCTGCAAAACCTGTACACCATGTTTGGCGACTGGAGCCTGGCACTGGCCGCCTACAACTGGGGTGAAGGCAACCTGTCGCGGGCCATCGCCAAAGTACGCGCACGTGGCGAAGTGGAAACTTACGAAAACATCCAGATGCCTGCCGAGACACGGAACTACGTGCCCAAGCTGCTGGCCGTGCGCAACATCATGCTGGAACCGGAAAAGTTCGGTTTGAAACTGGACCCGTTTCCCAACAAGCCAACGTTTGTCGCTACCAGCAACGGTCGCCACATGAATATCGACATTGCCGCCAAGCTGGCAGAGATGCCGGTAGCCGAATTCAAAGAACTCAACCCGGCCTTTAACCTGCCAGTGTATGCCCACAAGCCAGGCCGCCAGATGCTGCTGCCCGCCACCAAACTGCACAAGTTTGAAACCAATCTGGCCAAATGGGACAAACCGCTGCTGACCTGGCAGGTTCACGTACCGGATAGCGACACCACCACCAGCGAGCTTGCCAGCCAGTTCGACATGAATCCGAACGAGCTGATGACTGCCAACAACCTGAAAGGCAGCGCGCTGTCGGCCGGTCGCCCGGTACTGGTAGCCCTGCGCAACAACAGCACCGCCCCTGCGCTGGAAAGCACTGACATCCCTGCCCAGCCAGCAGAAAGCGCCACGCTGGTTGCCTTTGCGGCCAACGCCGGGCCGATGGATACACCCAAAGCAGTCGCCGAACCCGTCAAGCCGGCCCAGCAGCCTGATACCATCAAAACGGCCGAAGCCACGCCACTGCGCACCCTGCAAAAAGCCGAGCCTGCCCGCAGCGATGCGAACCCACGCCCCGAACCCGCCACGGTTCGAGTTGCCACGCGTACCGAACCTGTCGCGGCACCTAGCCGCAGCGAACCACGCTTCGAGCCGATTCGCGCCGAGCTGGTGAAGCCAGAGGTAGTCAAAGTGGCTGCCAAGACCGAAACGGCCGGCTCACTGGGTGACAACATCCCGGTAAGCAACCCGGATAAAGTCGTGAGCGCCAGCGCCAGCCTGCATACCGTAGCCGCTGGCGACACCCTGTACAACATTTCCCGCCGCTACAGCATGAGCGTGACCGACTTGCGTAGCCTGAACAGCCTGCCGGACGACACGGTAAAACTGGGCCAGGTACTGAAAGTTATCGGCACCAGCAGCACTGTCGCAGCCAGCGCCACCGATAGCAGCGCCCTGCGCCCGGCATCCTTCAGCCGCCCGGCCACCGCAGTGGTAGCAGTAGATTACGTTGTGCAACGCGGCGACACGGTATTCAGCATTGCCCGCAAGTTTGGCGTAGCACATACCGATATCCTGCGCTGGAACAACCCGGAACAGCTGGCCAACCTGCAGCCAGGCCAAAAGGTACGCGTGCAGAATACCGGGCTCTGATCGCCTCAACCTCTGCAGACTAAGCCCCTTGCCTTGGCAAGGGGCTTTTGCTTTCACTTTGCGCCACCTAGCAAAAAGCCCGTCACATGGACGGGCTTTTTGTTGCACCACACCGGCAGGCGCCGGCGACATCAGGCCATTACAGGCCGAACGGGTGGCGCAGTACGATGGTTTCTTCGCGATCCGGGCCGGTAGACACGATATCGATCGGCGCACCGCAAACTTCTTCGATGCGCTTCAGGTAGGCCTGGGCGTTAGCCGGCAGGTCTTCCCAACGCTTGGCACCTACCGAGCTGTCACTCCAGCCTGGCATGGTTTCGTAGATCGGCTCGCAGCGGGTTACGGCATCGGAACCGAATGGCAGAATGTCTACCACTTCGCCGTTCAGCTTGTAACCTACGCACAGATTGATCTCTTCCAGGCCATCCATCACGTCCAGCTTCATCACGCACAGGCCGGATACACCGTTGATCTGGATGGAGCGTTTCAGGGCAGCAGCATCGAACCAGCCACAGCGGCGCGGGCGGCCGGTAACAGAACCGAACTCGTTGCCACGCTTGGCCAGGAAAGCGCCAATGTCGTTTTCCTGCTCGGTCGGGAACGGGCCGGAACCCACACGGGTAGCGTAACCCTTCACGATACCCAGCACGTAGTTCAGCATCTGCGGAGCCACGCCGGCACCCGGTGCTGCGGCACCGGCTACACAGTTGGACGAGGTCACGTACGGGTAGGTACCGTGGTCGATGTCCAGCAGGGTGCCTTGCGCGCCTTCGAACAGGATAGGCACACCGGCCTTGTCCAGGTCGTGCAGGATGCGCGACACATCGGCCACCATCGGCTTGATGCGCTCGGCTTGCTGCATGGTGTTGGCCAGAATGGTGTCGAAATCTACCGGCTGGGCATTGAACAGCTTGGTCAGCAGGAAGTTGTAGTACTCGACGTTTTCTTTCAGCTTGGCTACAAAACGATCGGTATCGAACAGGTCGATTACCTTCAGTGCGCGGCGCGCTACCTTGTCTTCGTAGCACGGGCCGATACCACGGCCGGTGGTACCGATCTTGGCATCGCCCTTGGCGGCTTCACGTGCCTGGTCCAGTGCAATGTGATACGGCAGGATCAGCGGGCAGCCTTCAGCGATTTTCAGACGGGCAGATGCATTGACACCAGCGGCTTCCAGCTCGTCGATCTCTTTCAGCAGCGCCTCAGGCGACAGCACGACACCGTTGCCGATGAAGCATTCCACGCCATCACGCAGGATGCCGGACGGTACCAGGCGCACCACGGTTTTCTTGCCGTTTACCCACAGGGTATGGCCCGCGTTATGACCGCCCTGAAAACGCACTACCGCACGGGCGTGGTCTGTCAGCCAGTCAACAATCTTGCCCTTGCCCTCGTCACCCCACTGGGTACCGATTACCACGACATTCTTGGACATTGGAAAAAACCTCTTCTCTTCAGAAATCACATTACTTGAAAGGTACAAGCTGCCATTCGCCCGACACCATGACCAGCTCGCGGTCACAGTTCAGCGCTTCGGCAGATTCACCCAGATAGTCGATGATGACCCGCTCGCCAGCGGCGCGCAGTTCAGTCACTTTGCCTGCTGCCATAGGCAACAGGCGAGCAGCCAGCTTGATGCCCTGCACGCTGTCTTTTTGCGGCAGAATACGCACCAGATCACGCAAATCCAGGCTGAAACCGGTGGCCGGACGGGCGCGACCAAAACGGCGGCCAACGTTGTCGTAGCGGCCACCACGCGCCAGTGCCTCGGACCAGCCAGGCGCGTAGGCAGCAAACATCAGGCCGGTATGGTAGGCATCGCCACGCAGCTCGGCTAGGTCAAAGCTCAGCTGTACGCGATCCCCCACCGCAGCGGCAATGGCAGACAGCTGCATCAGCGCCAGCTCGATCTCCGGCAGCGATGGCAGGCGCGAACGCGCTTTATCCAGAATGCTGGCAGGACCATATAGCTCAGGCAACGCCAGGAAAGCACTGCGATATGGCTCGGCCACACCAGCGACCATCTCGCTGATGGTAGCCACGTCTTTGGCTTGCAGCGCGGCAAACAACTCGCGCCCCTGCTCGGCAGACAGGCCTGCGGCTGCAGCCAACCCGCGGTAAATACCGATATGCCCTACGTCCAGCCGCACCTGGTTCACGCCAACCTGCTGCAGGACGTCCAGCATCAGGCCGATGATTTCCACATCGGCCTCAATACCGGCATAGCCGTACAATTCGGCGCCTACCTGTAGCGGCTCGCGCGAGCTCATCAGGCCGGACGGACGGGCATGCACCACACTGCCGGCGTAGCACAGGCGGGTGACACCGGTACGGGCAGACAGCAGGTGTGCATCAATACGCGCCACCTGAGGCGTAATATCGGCACGCAAGCCAAGCTGACGGCCGGACAGATGGTCGTCCAGCTTGTAGGTTTTCAGGTCCAGCGTTGCATCGTCGCTAGACACCAGGGCATCGGCGTACTCCACCAGTGGCGGGAGTACCAGTTCGTAGCCGGACAGGCGAAACAGGTCCAGCATGGCCGATTTTGCGCTTTCTACCTGACGGGCAGTAGCGGGCAAAATATCGGCAATATGTTCGGGCAGCAGCCAGTTACGCATTGTTTTTTGCACACAAGAAAAGGCGGGATGCGTGATCCCGCCTTGTTTTTATCGCAACCCGGCACGTGCCGGGCTGTTGCAAGTCACACCATTTTATCAGCGTGGCTTCGGTTGCGCATTCTTGAAATACTTGAAGAATTCTGAACTTGGGTCCAGAACCATCACGTCACTCTTGTTGCGGAAGGTTTGCTTGTACGCATCCATGCTCCGCCAGAAGGCATAGAACTCCGGATTCTTGCCATAAGCATGGGCATAAATAGCCGCTGCCTTAGCGTCGCCC is a window encoding:
- the ppx gene encoding exopolyphosphatase, whose translation is MGSNSFRLQISRVVDDQLYTLDSLKDTVRLGGGLQDDKTLDSETLQRALACMGRFGERLRGLDPKQVRVVGTNTLRVAKNAAEFIVEAERLLGFPIEIIAGREEARLIYLGAAHSLPATKERRLVVDIGGGSTEFIIGSGYKAHVTESLPLGCVVFSKRFFVDGKISKAAFREAELAARNEIQRIVHEYPASEWQLAVGTSGTARALRDMMEANGWSNGEITLRGMKRLRDDLIACGHTKDIRINGLKDDRAPVLPGGLAIMIAIFESLAIEQMIVTDGALRDGVLYDLMGRQREKDMRDSTITQFKRRYHVDVPQAERVSGLAERLFRLVSGDALDPDMLKRVVWAAKVHEIGLTIAHAAYHKHSAYVLTNADMPGFSRREQSTLATIVLGHRGDMGKMVKEVADPALWPAVLSLRLAALFYRSRNELDINAVHGLTPTMNGYALTVGKDWLAANPLTTAAFRQEIAQWRAIGVALELRGD
- the phoU gene encoding phosphate signaling complex protein PhoU, with translation MPEHISKQFDLELETIRTRVLQMGGLVEQQIRAAMDALQSGDVDRLDKVVADDTKVNALEVQIDEDCQHIIARRQPAASDLRMVITVIKTITDLERIGDEAQKIARVGRTMYQTGRYPAPRFREAAKMAEVALGMLHRALDAFARLDATAAIELAEQDLLLDQDYASELRAQVTFMMEDPRTISMSIDTMFICKAIERIGDHAKNISEYVVYLVKGKDIRHTSLEDKKRESLGDAATQ
- the rpiA gene encoding ribose-5-phosphate isomerase RpiA, which produces MDQNQLKQLVAQAAVKLVPEDCIVGVGTGSTVNFFIDELAKIKGRIKGAVSSSEASTQRLKAIGIPVFDLNTVGPDEVPVYVDGADEVNHHLHMIKGGGAALTREKIVAAVAQQFICIADQSKYVEIMGKFPLPVEVIPMARSHVARELVKLGGHPEWRMGVTTDNGNIILDVHGLQIAEPVKLENQINQIVGVVTNGLFAQRRADVLLLGTPDGVKELR
- the ispF gene encoding 2-C-methyl-D-erythritol 2,4-cyclodiphosphate synthase, whose amino-acid sequence is MTPFRIGQGYDVHRLVEGRPLILGGVTIPHDKGLLGHSDADALLHAITDAVLGAAALGDIGRHFPDTDPTFKGADSGVLLQEAMRRVRAAGWQLVNVDSTIIAQAPKLAPHIDAIRARIAQLLDIDVACVNVKGKTNEKLGYLGRAEAIETQAVCLLVPAN
- the ispD gene encoding 2-C-methyl-D-erythritol 4-phosphate cytidylyltransferase, with protein sequence MSQRIALIPAAGHGSRFGTATPKQYQLLHGQPLLAHTVNVLCDCAAIDRVVVVISPGDEWFDSYSWPQAKLEVLRAGGASRAQSVANGLAALAADEDDWVLVHDAARCCLSPAALQRLLDEVGDDAIGGILAQPVADTVKQGKVGRIAATVPRDNLWLAQTPQMFRAGLLAEALQDAANPAITDEASAIELLGHAPRLVVGEAQNFKVTWPDDLALAAAILAARRA
- the dnaQ gene encoding DNA polymerase III subunit epsilon, which translates into the protein MRQIILDTETTGLDPNQGHRIIEFAGLEMEGRKLTGRSLHLYIHPERDIDPDAERVHGISLASLEGKPRFAEVAQQLVDFIDGAELIIHNAPFDVGFMNAEFKRLGMPPVAKVAGGVIDTLAMARDNFPGKRNSLDALCDRFEIDRSNRTYHGALIDCELLSEVYLWMTRGQDSLLMDAGLAENDNSAGGMRMAFERKPLAVLQPSAEELAEHQAYLDLLDKSVKGSCLWRSIENPPPAEPAA
- the rnhA gene encoding ribonuclease HI translates to MSDDAIVEIYPDGACKGNPGPGGWGVLLRYKGQEKELFGGEHGTTNNRMELMAVIQGLQLLKRPCRIVVYTDSQYVQKGISEWIHGWKTRGWKTASKEPVKNADLWQQLDALRNGHPHVEWRWVKGHAGHEFNERADQLANAGVESLR
- a CDS encoding methyltransferase domain-containing protein, whose amino-acid sequence is MMYPETMEEFADWLSSSELGHDLLCREQAFFDHAVADIFGFRAVQLGLVDYDFLACNRIPWHGYAGMDGQADVVCDPAYLPFDSKSLDLLLMPHALDFTSEPHQVLREAERVLLPEGRLVLTGFNPFSLWGASRLIYRRNRVPWCGNFVGTSRLKDWMTLLQLETTATRFMAYSPPFARADWLARCRFMEQAGEYCWPQLAGVYGVVAVKRQRGMRLIMPRWQRAKPVRSLAVASGNERQPINRTQANETSHE
- the gloB gene encoding hydroxyacylglutathione hydrolase; this translates as MADMFRLAAISAFADNYIWVLHDSRRAIAVDPGDAAPLQAWLSQQQLQLEAVWVTHHHADHIGGLPALLAAWPQLAVYGPADITVVNQPCRHGSTVPAFGREARVLAIPGHTANHLAFYLAPHLFCGDTLFGAGCGRVFDGTMTDLFHSLRSLASLPPDTLCYPAHEYTLSNLAFAAAVEPSNTAIISRQQRDQARRDAKQPTLPTLLADELVTNPFLRTAEAAIQHAAKQHAGQEISAEEGIFATLRLWKNNF
- a CDS encoding LysM peptidoglycan-binding domain-containing protein — encoded protein: MKKLTPLALSVTLALSLPILAHANNAIPAVAYPAGSVDDGLSAGLDMMLLNTSPLRNGDSVWTRAREGFQMAEVNPELVRRHERNFAGKSAYFKRTMDRGRKYLFHIMNEVERRGMPTEIAFLPVVESAFVPGAQSHVGASGLWQFMPATGRQYGLEQTWWYDGRRDVMESTRAALDYLQNLYTMFGDWSLALAAYNWGEGNLSRAIAKVRARGEVETYENIQMPAETRNYVPKLLAVRNIMLEPEKFGLKLDPFPNKPTFVATSNGRHMNIDIAAKLAEMPVAEFKELNPAFNLPVYAHKPGRQMLLPATKLHKFETNLAKWDKPLLTWQVHVPDSDTTTSELASQFDMNPNELMTANNLKGSALSAGRPVLVALRNNSTAPALESTDIPAQPAESATLVAFAANAGPMDTPKAVAEPVKPAQQPDTIKTAEATPLRTLQKAEPARSDANPRPEPATVRVATRTEPVAAPSRSEPRFEPIRAELVKPEVVKVAAKTETAGSLGDNIPVSNPDKVVSASASLHTVAAGDTLYNISRRYSMSVTDLRSLNSLPDDTVKLGQVLKVIGTSSTVAASATDSSALRPASFSRPATAVVAVDYVVQRGDTVFSIARKFGVAHTDILRWNNPEQLANLQPGQKVRVQNTGL
- a CDS encoding adenylosuccinate synthase; this encodes MSKNVVVIGTQWGDEGKGKIVDWLTDHARAVVRFQGGHNAGHTLWVNGKKTVVRLVPSGILRDGVECFIGNGVVLSPEALLKEIDELEAAGVNASARLKIAEGCPLILPYHIALDQAREAAKGDAKIGTTGRGIGPCYEDKVARRALKVIDLFDTDRFVAKLKENVEYYNFLLTKLFNAQPVDFDTILANTMQQAERIKPMVADVSRILHDLDKAGVPILFEGAQGTLLDIDHGTYPYVTSSNCVAGAAAPGAGVAPQMLNYVLGIVKGYATRVGSGPFPTEQENDIGAFLAKRGNEFGSVTGRPRRCGWFDAAALKRSIQINGVSGLCVMKLDVMDGLEEINLCVGYKLNGEVVDILPFGSDAVTRCEPIYETMPGWSDSSVGAKRWEDLPANAQAYLKRIEEVCGAPIDIVSTGPDREETIVLRHPFGL